One genomic segment of Solidesulfovibrio magneticus RS-1 includes these proteins:
- the lhgO gene encoding L-2-hydroxyglutarate oxidase: MSQYDFIIAGAGIVGLTTACEILNRAPSAKVAVVEKEATPGRHASGRNSGVLHCGLYYGSDTLKAKVCATGGRAMKAFAYAHGIPWSNNGKVLVATDPSQLPAVDRLMQNAADNAIRAERIDNKTLLELEPAAPPDAVAAIHCPDTAVIDIKAVLETLRTQLAERGARFYFQRRIIGPAPDGALQTSDGPIRGGFLFNCCGAYADVLAKAHGFARQYILVPFKGIYWKLSPQKNPLVRGNIYPVPDISMPFLGVHFTRGISGDVYAGPTAIPALGRENYGILAGAKWGEAATILGRLGLLYLGNQNNFRLLAHTEVRKYSKTFFHQCARRLFPGLAIEDLVPTNKSGIRPQLVNVATKRLEMDYVFEGDKRSLHVLNAISPAFTSSFAFAQMIVDRSGAL, translated from the coding sequence ATGTCCCAATACGACTTCATCATTGCCGGGGCCGGCATCGTCGGCCTGACCACCGCTTGCGAGATCTTAAACCGCGCCCCATCGGCCAAGGTGGCGGTAGTCGAAAAGGAAGCCACCCCCGGACGCCATGCCAGCGGCCGTAATAGCGGCGTGCTCCACTGCGGCCTATATTACGGCAGCGACACGCTCAAGGCCAAGGTCTGCGCCACAGGCGGTCGGGCCATGAAGGCCTTTGCCTACGCCCACGGCATCCCCTGGTCCAACAACGGCAAAGTGCTCGTGGCCACCGATCCGAGCCAGTTGCCGGCCGTGGACCGGCTGATGCAAAACGCCGCCGACAACGCCATTCGGGCCGAGCGCATCGACAACAAGACCCTGCTTGAACTGGAGCCGGCCGCGCCTCCCGACGCCGTGGCCGCCATTCACTGCCCGGACACCGCCGTCATCGACATCAAGGCCGTCCTGGAAACCCTGCGGACGCAACTGGCCGAACGGGGGGCGCGGTTTTACTTTCAGCGGCGCATCATCGGACCGGCTCCGGACGGGGCGCTCCAAACTTCCGACGGCCCCATCCGAGGCGGCTTCCTTTTCAACTGCTGCGGCGCTTACGCCGACGTCCTGGCCAAGGCACACGGCTTTGCCCGGCAATACATCCTGGTCCCGTTCAAGGGGATCTATTGGAAGCTCTCCCCGCAGAAAAATCCCCTGGTCCGGGGCAACATCTATCCCGTGCCCGACATCTCCATGCCGTTTCTCGGGGTGCACTTCACGCGGGGCATCAGCGGCGACGTCTACGCCGGACCAACGGCCATTCCGGCCCTGGGCCGGGAGAACTACGGCATCCTGGCCGGCGCGAAATGGGGCGAAGCCGCGACCATTCTCGGCCGCCTGGGCCTACTCTACCTAGGCAACCAAAATAATTTTCGCCTGCTGGCCCATACGGAAGTGCGCAAGTATTCCAAAACGTTTTTCCATCAGTGCGCCAGGCGGCTGTTTCCGGGACTGGCCATCGAGGACCTCGTGCCCACAAACAAGTCCGGCATCCGGCCTCAGCTCGTCAATGTCGCCACCAAGCGCCTAGAGATGGACTACGTCTTCGAGGGCGACAAGCGCTCGCTGCACGTGCTCAACGCCATTTCCCCGGCCTTTACCAGCAGCTTCGCCTTCGCCCAAATGATTGTTGACCGAAGCGGCGCGCTGTAG
- a CDS encoding D-sedoheptulose-7-phosphate isomerase gives MRHLLDRYPALAPLTRELASAGALLERTVRAGGKMLVCGNGGSAADAEHIVGELMKGFCLPRPLTAKQRQTLTEAFPGEGPALADSLQQAIPAVSLVAGVSLPTAFANDVGAVNVFAQQTLGLGRPGDLLWAISTSGNSPNVLAALRVARAFGLSTLGMTGPGGGRMADLCDVLLAVPGESTAAIQELHLPVYHALCETLEQSLFGQ, from the coding sequence ATGCGTCACCTCTTGGATCGTTATCCGGCCCTCGCGCCGTTGACCCGTGAACTGGCGTCCGCCGGCGCGTTGTTGGAACGAACGGTCCGGGCCGGAGGCAAGATGCTGGTCTGCGGCAACGGCGGCAGCGCGGCTGATGCCGAGCATATCGTAGGCGAACTCATGAAGGGATTTTGCCTGCCGCGCCCCCTGACCGCGAAGCAACGCCAAACCCTGACCGAGGCCTTTCCCGGGGAAGGCCCGGCTCTGGCCGATTCCTTGCAACAGGCCATTCCTGCCGTGTCGCTGGTTGCCGGCGTCAGCCTGCCCACGGCCTTTGCCAATGACGTTGGGGCTGTCAACGTCTTCGCCCAGCAAACCCTGGGACTTGGACGGCCAGGAGATTTGCTCTGGGCCATCAGCACCTCGGGTAATTCCCCCAACGTCCTCGCGGCGCTCCGAGTGGCCCGGGCCTTCGGCCTGTCCACTTTGGGCATGACCGGCCCGGGAGGCGGCCGGATGGCCGACCTGTGCGATGTGCTGCTAGCCGTGCCCGGGGAAAGCACGGCGGCGATCCAGGAATTGCATCTGCCCGTCTATCACGCCCTGTGTGAAACCCTCGAACAGAGCCTGTTCGGACAATGA